One genomic segment of Flagellimonas marinaquae includes these proteins:
- a CDS encoding RagB/SusD family nutrient uptake outer membrane protein, with translation MKIKIICISIIIVFALNSCDSYLEVDEVGKSSIPVFFADMDGVRAAVSGAYSLLYSYYDFGFMLYPDAAGDMLRMNVVGADTKMINEYNYNATPDDEITPVGRIWRDAYEALANVNNILEYHPDLVNEFPQDVDELAVIKAEALFMRALIHFDLVRVYAQPYNFTSDASHLGIPVLLRTPAPDDNKPRSTVEETYFQIEEDLQEALELFEITTFEAQNNYRASRLAVLSLLARVSLYKENWSDAVDYATQVINEKSLSQGQDYLDMFNTVRANDETIFRLSGKLKSSAVGQFYNTTNPTGFADSKLVSLLDSEPEGLRLQLLKREEGDPTAFTLKYYKPGVDVGDVQHDMLVFRVSEMYLIRAEANASLNNLEAAKEDIKTLQARAQQKTVEEIDILESTAPSLLALIANERAKELCFEGHRLFDLTRTKQDMVRSSDTNAGVSTVTYPDYRFALPIPQTELNANTNIIQNPGYEN, from the coding sequence ATGAAAATCAAAATAATATGTATTTCAATAATAATAGTGTTCGCCTTAAATAGCTGCGATAGCTACTTAGAGGTAGACGAAGTTGGAAAATCGTCCATTCCTGTGTTCTTTGCGGATATGGATGGAGTAAGGGCCGCTGTTTCGGGTGCCTATAGTTTACTGTATTCCTATTATGATTTTGGATTTATGCTCTACCCAGATGCTGCAGGAGATATGTTGCGAATGAATGTGGTGGGTGCTGATACGAAAATGATCAACGAATATAATTATAACGCCACTCCGGATGATGAGATCACCCCTGTTGGGCGTATCTGGAGAGATGCTTATGAAGCATTGGCCAATGTGAATAATATCCTGGAGTACCACCCTGATCTTGTCAATGAGTTCCCTCAGGATGTAGATGAACTTGCAGTTATAAAGGCAGAAGCTCTTTTTATGCGGGCATTGATCCATTTTGACTTGGTCAGGGTTTATGCTCAACCATATAATTTTACGTCAGATGCATCCCACTTGGGAATACCTGTATTATTGCGAACTCCAGCACCGGATGACAACAAGCCCCGTAGCACAGTAGAAGAAACATATTTTCAGATTGAAGAAGACCTACAAGAAGCTTTGGAGCTGTTCGAAATTACCACTTTTGAGGCCCAAAACAATTATAGGGCATCCAGATTGGCAGTTTTGAGCCTTTTGGCACGAGTGTCCCTCTACAAAGAGAATTGGTCCGATGCCGTGGATTATGCCACGCAAGTAATCAATGAAAAATCATTATCACAAGGGCAAGATTACTTGGATATGTTCAATACCGTCCGCGCTAATGATGAAACCATATTTAGGCTGAGCGGAAAATTAAAAAGTTCGGCCGTAGGTCAATTTTACAATACAACAAACCCGACAGGATTTGCAGATTCCAAATTGGTCAGTCTATTGGATAGCGAACCAGAAGGTTTAAGGCTGCAATTATTGAAAAGAGAGGAGGGCGACCCAACTGCCTTTACTTTAAAATACTACAAACCCGGTGTAGATGTGGGCGATGTACAACACGATATGCTGGTGTTCAGGGTTTCCGAAATGTATCTGATCAGAGCAGAGGCCAATGCAAGCCTTAACAACTTGGAGGCTGCCAAAGAGGATATTAAAACCTTACAGGCCAGGGCGCAACAAAAAACTGTTGAAGAGATTGATATTTTGGAAAGTACAGCACCAAGCCTACTGGCTTTAATTGCCAACGAAAGAGCAAAGGAACTTTGTTTTGAAGGACACCGCCTTTTCGATCTTACCCGTACCAAACAAGATATGGTGAGGAGTAGTGATACGAATGCAGGGGTATCTACGGTGACCTATCCGGATTATAGGTTTGCATTGCCCATACCTCAAACCGAATTAAACGCAAATACCAACATAATACAAAACCCTGGTTACGAAAATTAA
- a CDS encoding SusC/RagA family TonB-linked outer membrane protein, whose translation MLLFILSSFSLAQATELTTIDGIDLKMKNRELKEIIASIEASSDFFFVQTGLNDKDLRRKMDIEAIDKELDEILDELFSGTEIQFKIIDRQVVLFKDKEKRADSFWDKVSDYFQELFTVTGKVADESGVPIAGATIKVKGDAKKWAVTDFDGNYVIDGLPAESVLEFSSMGFVKKEFTITKSEEINVVLLEDVQALEGVVVTSNYGTQQKKTNLVSSAFQVTPKEIKNLPQQRVDKLLEGIVPGLEYMPQSDNASSARPRYSVTIRGEASLAASNEPLWIIDGTPLFTGNRTNQISGLQSSVSPLSYLNPDDIESITVLKDASATSLYGADGANGVILITTKTGVAGKPRFNASLRTGISHINKDTQFKVLDGQQYLELARESFINAGNDPELFPFADNQNDKYSETSTDWYDAFFGSGMTLQLNLSASGGTEKSTYYISGSYFQDEQTLLGNKQQRISLRTRNTMKLSDRLNVDVSLGGSYNMNTLFTPGNDYYEFLPILSPYNPDGTYRLNYRTIDGRAPDGSLVYTDNRFRNSLAEREQNDNNQNTFALQSNVRLKYDIVDALSFTTQFGVDYQSSIEKIYRSMKNYTGRNLDGDPVGYAYWSHANSLSWFNVNRLNFRKEFGRHLLSGVAGVEVKSRKNSWVGSTGSGFVNDNLRNVTSASFTTGTGSERTVRSASFLAQASYTYDDRYNLVLNVRRDGNSSFGKDVQWADFSSAGVSWNIHKEPFFKSDLINVLSLKGSYGSNGNSRLGTQESLGVYSIDDSYVYDGIQGAGMSKSPNPGLSWETTYMTNLGLRLAMFKNRLDLTTEVYRNKTENLLSNLDVSRTTGGTRVTRNIGEIENKGVEVTLQSVNLQSDHFSWRTTLIASHNSNKLLKLYNGIPKNLGNIRWEEGKSSNTYYLVEWAGVDPRDGSPMWFDVNGNVTKEYNVANRVATKESNPDLFGSVINTFKYKNFDLRVQAGYTLGGYAFSSFGRGVTSDGLNIMSQNQSVNQLDRWQEEGDLSLSPKPLWGISTQSVRNSTRFLYKKTNVKLQNISLGYTFDSDLARTWGFQTIQFTLIGDNLLVWTPYDDADRNSYKNNMSGYPLEKSISLGINASF comes from the coding sequence TTGCTGCTTTTTATATTGTCTTCGTTTTCGTTAGCCCAAGCTACCGAACTTACCACAATCGATGGAATCGATCTGAAAATGAAAAACAGAGAATTAAAAGAAATCATAGCCAGTATAGAGGCAAGCTCGGATTTTTTCTTTGTTCAGACAGGGTTGAACGATAAGGATCTGAGAAGAAAAATGGACATCGAGGCCATAGACAAGGAGTTGGACGAGATACTGGATGAGCTTTTCAGTGGAACCGAGATTCAATTTAAAATTATAGACCGGCAAGTTGTATTGTTCAAGGATAAAGAAAAAAGGGCAGATTCCTTTTGGGATAAGGTAAGCGACTATTTTCAAGAATTGTTTACGGTGACCGGTAAAGTTGCGGACGAGTCCGGAGTGCCAATTGCCGGTGCCACGATCAAGGTGAAAGGTGATGCAAAGAAATGGGCCGTTACCGATTTCGATGGGAACTATGTTATCGATGGACTTCCTGCAGAAAGCGTGTTGGAGTTTAGTAGTATGGGTTTTGTAAAAAAGGAGTTCACCATCACCAAGTCAGAAGAGATTAATGTTGTTCTTTTGGAAGATGTCCAGGCGTTGGAAGGGGTGGTGGTAACCAGTAACTATGGAACACAGCAAAAAAAGACCAATTTGGTGTCTAGTGCCTTCCAGGTAACGCCAAAAGAAATCAAAAACCTGCCACAACAGAGGGTAGATAAATTATTGGAAGGAATAGTCCCCGGGTTGGAATATATGCCGCAAAGCGATAATGCGTCCAGTGCGCGGCCACGTTATTCCGTTACCATACGTGGAGAGGCTTCTTTGGCGGCCTCCAACGAGCCACTTTGGATCATTGATGGAACCCCGCTGTTTACCGGTAACAGGACAAACCAGATCAGTGGACTTCAAAGCAGCGTAAGTCCATTGTCTTACTTGAATCCAGACGATATCGAATCCATAACCGTGCTAAAAGATGCCTCGGCCACCTCTTTATACGGGGCGGATGGGGCCAATGGAGTTATACTGATTACCACCAAGACCGGTGTTGCTGGTAAGCCACGGTTCAACGCATCCTTGAGAACGGGAATATCCCATATTAATAAGGATACACAATTCAAGGTTTTAGATGGTCAACAGTACCTTGAACTGGCCAGGGAGTCTTTTATTAATGCAGGTAATGATCCAGAACTTTTTCCTTTTGCGGACAATCAAAATGATAAATATTCGGAAACCAGCACCGATTGGTACGATGCGTTTTTTGGTTCCGGTATGACCTTGCAGCTTAATTTATCAGCTTCTGGAGGTACAGAAAAAAGTACATATTATATATCTGGTTCTTATTTTCAGGATGAACAGACCTTGTTGGGAAATAAGCAGCAACGGATATCCTTACGAACTAGGAATACCATGAAGTTATCGGATAGGTTAAACGTAGATGTGTCCTTGGGAGGTTCTTACAACATGAACACATTGTTTACTCCAGGGAATGATTACTATGAGTTTTTGCCCATATTATCCCCCTACAATCCCGATGGTACATACCGCTTGAACTATCGCACCATAGACGGTAGAGCGCCCGACGGCAGTTTAGTCTACACGGACAACAGGTTTAGAAATAGTTTAGCGGAAAGGGAACAGAACGATAATAATCAGAACACATTTGCCCTACAATCTAATGTTAGGTTAAAATATGATATAGTCGACGCGCTTTCCTTTACCACGCAATTTGGCGTTGATTATCAGAGTAGTATAGAAAAAATCTACCGTTCCATGAAGAATTATACCGGTAGAAACCTAGATGGTGATCCGGTAGGCTATGCTTATTGGTCGCATGCCAATTCTTTAAGCTGGTTTAATGTAAACCGATTGAATTTTAGAAAGGAATTTGGTAGGCATCTGCTTAGTGGTGTAGCCGGGGTTGAGGTCAAATCAAGAAAAAATAGTTGGGTAGGCTCTACGGGTTCGGGCTTTGTAAACGACAACCTTAGAAATGTAACCAGCGCATCGTTTACTACGGGTACTGGTAGTGAGCGTACCGTTAGAAGCGCATCGTTTCTTGCACAAGCTTCGTATACCTATGATGATCGATATAATCTGGTCTTAAACGTACGTAGGGATGGTAATTCCAGTTTTGGAAAAGATGTACAGTGGGCCGATTTTTCATCGGCAGGGGTATCTTGGAACATACATAAAGAACCATTCTTTAAGAGCGATTTGATCAATGTTCTAAGCCTAAAAGGGAGTTATGGGAGCAATGGCAACTCTAGACTGGGAACACAGGAATCTTTAGGGGTTTATTCTATAGATGATTCCTATGTATATGATGGCATCCAAGGCGCCGGAATGTCCAAGAGTCCAAATCCCGGTCTAAGTTGGGAAACCACCTATATGACCAATTTGGGGCTTCGTTTGGCCATGTTCAAGAATCGATTAGACCTTACAACAGAAGTATATCGGAACAAAACCGAAAATCTCTTGAGCAATTTAGATGTTTCCAGGACCACCGGAGGAACAAGAGTTACCAGAAATATTGGTGAAATCGAGAATAAAGGGGTCGAGGTTACTTTGCAATCGGTAAACCTTCAGTCGGACCATTTTAGTTGGCGAACAACCCTAATCGCATCCCACAATTCAAACAAGTTGTTAAAGCTGTATAATGGAATTCCCAAAAACCTTGGAAATATTAGGTGGGAAGAAGGCAAGAGCTCTAATACGTATTATTTGGTAGAATGGGCAGGGGTCGATCCAAGAGATGGCTCTCCCATGTGGTTCGATGTTAACGGAAACGTTACAAAAGAATATAATGTTGCCAATAGGGTGGCTACTAAAGAATCTAATCCGGATCTGTTCGGGAGCGTAATCAATACGTTTAAATACAAGAATTTTGACCTACGCGTGCAAGCGGGGTATACTCTAGGTGGCTATGCTTTTAGTTCATTTGGGAGAGGGGTTACTTCAGATGGTCTGAATATTATGAGTCAAAATCAGTCCGTAAATCAACTAGACCGGTGGCAAGAAGAAGGGGACTTGTCCTTATCGCCGAAACCGCTTTGGGGCATAAGTACCCAATCTGTAAGGAATTCTACACGTTTCCTGTATAAAAAGACCAATGTAAAACTTCAGAATATTTCATTGGGATACACTTTTGATAGCGACTTGGCACGCACATGGGGCTTTCAGACCATTCAATTTACATTGATTGGTGATAATCTGCTAGTGTGGACACCTTACGATGATGCGGATAGGAACTCCTACAAAAACAATATGAGCGGGTATCCGTTGGAGAAGTCCATCTCACTTGGAATAAATGCCTCATTTTAA
- a CDS encoding FecR family protein, which yields MKIKDFLTNEYFIVWMLSKDADGAAYWEDYIKRNPADKEAFYQAQFEFNKVHFKKEKLSEVEKQELFSKIINQYVPDQGKSRSFLRKKMLYPVAAGLAILFSIGVYLQLTATDSKKVEPIIGRVGETKEIQLITGEQEYVFKGNTVLKVDGSDIRDKEGGTFQAEEGTTYNTLVVPYGRQSELTLSDGSHLWLNSGSTLRFPTKFSGIHRTIYLEGEIYIDVVEDKKRPFTVETSQFNVDVYGTSFNVNAYGDSFDGKDRVVLVEGSVAVETKEGNRAKLSPNEALLIEGESLSQQNVDVSRYVSWKEGYLSFDQTPMKEVLMELSRYYNLSFSKESNMGSDQTCTGKIYLSTDVSNVLETLSAMVDSSFKIEENNN from the coding sequence ATGAAAATCAAAGATTTTTTAACCAACGAATATTTTATTGTTTGGATGCTTTCCAAAGATGCGGATGGTGCCGCATACTGGGAAGATTATATCAAAAGGAATCCAGCTGATAAGGAAGCATTCTATCAAGCTCAGTTTGAGTTCAACAAAGTGCACTTTAAAAAGGAAAAGCTTTCCGAAGTAGAGAAGCAAGAACTTTTTTCCAAGATTATAAATCAATATGTTCCCGATCAAGGCAAATCTCGCAGTTTCCTTAGAAAAAAGATGCTGTATCCTGTTGCGGCCGGTTTAGCGATCTTGTTTTCCATTGGAGTCTATCTTCAACTTACAGCAACAGATTCTAAAAAGGTGGAGCCAATAATTGGTCGCGTAGGTGAGACCAAGGAGATTCAATTGATTACAGGCGAACAGGAATACGTGTTTAAAGGAAACACGGTGTTGAAGGTAGATGGGAGCGATATAAGAGATAAGGAGGGCGGGACATTTCAGGCAGAAGAAGGGACTACGTATAATACATTGGTAGTGCCATATGGCAGGCAGTCCGAACTTACCCTCTCCGATGGCTCGCACCTTTGGTTAAACTCTGGTTCAACTCTTAGGTTTCCAACAAAGTTCTCAGGCATACATCGCACTATTTATTTGGAGGGTGAAATTTATATAGATGTCGTAGAGGACAAAAAACGACCTTTTACGGTTGAGACTTCTCAATTTAATGTGGATGTATACGGAACCTCCTTTAATGTAAATGCCTACGGTGATTCTTTTGATGGCAAGGATAGGGTGGTTTTGGTCGAAGGTTCAGTTGCTGTGGAGACCAAGGAGGGAAATAGAGCTAAACTCTCTCCTAATGAAGCATTGTTGATAGAGGGCGAAAGCTTAAGCCAGCAAAACGTGGATGTGAGCAGATATGTCTCATGGAAAGAGGGTTACCTGTCGTTTGATCAAACTCCTATGAAAGAGGTTTTGATGGAATTGTCCAGATACTACAATCTTTCTTTTTCAAAGGAATCAAACATGGGTTCTGACCAGACTTGTACTGGTAAAATTTATCTCTCCACCGATGTTTCCAATGTGCTGGAAACACTTTCGGCCATGGTGGATTCATCATTTAAAATCGAAGAAAATAACAATTAG
- a CDS encoding RNA polymerase sigma factor, whose translation MDQIGVIYNSNIDDLFAYGTRLGFNKEEVMDAIHNIFHKIMLKNSLSELDNVKSYLFKSLRNELFNEFKRSRRVTLVGDEEGVLPFELQVNVEELLIEDEFKAQLKSKIEKTLRKITPRQREIIYLRYTQEYGYQEISEILGIGVPACRNLILKALRQLRDSDVKYFLFLCIRSQQFNNILTFL comes from the coding sequence ATGGATCAAATAGGAGTTATTTACAATTCTAATATCGACGATTTATTCGCCTACGGGACACGCTTGGGATTTAATAAAGAGGAAGTTATGGATGCCATCCATAATATTTTCCATAAGATTATGCTCAAAAACTCTTTAAGTGAGCTGGATAACGTTAAATCATATTTGTTTAAAAGCTTACGGAACGAACTGTTCAATGAGTTTAAAAGAAGCCGTCGCGTTACTTTGGTAGGAGATGAAGAGGGAGTATTGCCCTTTGAATTGCAGGTCAACGTGGAAGAACTTCTTATCGAAGATGAGTTTAAGGCGCAGCTTAAATCAAAAATTGAAAAAACACTTCGAAAAATTACCCCAAGACAACGGGAAATTATTTATCTCCGATATACTCAGGAATATGGATATCAAGAAATTTCTGAAATTTTGGGAATAGGGGTTCCAGCCTGTAGGAACCTTATCTTAAAGGCGCTGAGACAGTTGCGGGACTCCGATGTGAAGTACTTCTTGTTCTTGTGCATCCGTTCGCAACAGTTTAACAATATATTAACTTTTTTGTAG
- a CDS encoding OmpP1/FadL family transporter — MTGLANAQSEGLTSSPYSLYGLGVINQTSIGKTNGMGYAGIGLRSETEINNLNPSNFALIPQNSFFYDIGVVGELNSYSNASYSESKSTLNFSNLAFAFRIADRLGAGVSLVPYTDVGYTLVGLETNIEGSNETFNSNVTGLGGLNDLSINLGYGLSEAFRLGIKASFLFGNIEETEGFAISNSYFQLDEVTNYSGVRLGIGAQYDVFRDFTVGGTVQLPVSLKGNVTRSVYKTLDDVEIQVEDEEGDSVSDFKLPLELGFGLSTKLIKSFTLSADYKHNFWDSTDQSENVGTYIDQDIYAIGLEYLKNERGFKYWDRVRYRGGFNYDNGYLAINDNKIDGYAITAGLGLPVGRTSNSMLNISYSYGSKGQIQNILVKENYHTITINFSLEDLWFRDRKIN, encoded by the coding sequence ATGACTGGTTTGGCAAATGCTCAATCAGAAGGGCTTACCAGTTCACCCTATTCCTTATATGGATTGGGAGTGATCAATCAGACAAGTATTGGAAAAACCAATGGAATGGGGTATGCCGGTATTGGATTGCGTTCAGAGACTGAAATCAATAATCTTAACCCATCCAATTTTGCACTAATACCACAAAACTCCTTCTTTTACGATATTGGGGTGGTCGGTGAACTGAACAGTTATAGCAATGCCAGTTATAGCGAATCTAAGAGTACTTTGAATTTTTCTAATTTGGCCTTTGCCTTTAGAATTGCTGATCGATTGGGAGCGGGTGTCTCCTTAGTTCCCTATACTGATGTTGGCTACACTTTGGTAGGGCTGGAAACGAACATCGAAGGATCCAACGAAACATTTAACAGTAATGTAACCGGATTGGGGGGGCTCAACGACCTAAGTATAAACCTTGGGTATGGCCTATCGGAGGCTTTTAGGCTTGGAATAAAGGCATCTTTCCTATTTGGCAATATCGAAGAAACCGAGGGTTTTGCCATAAGTAATAGTTATTTCCAATTGGATGAGGTTACCAATTACAGTGGAGTTAGGCTGGGTATCGGTGCACAGTACGATGTTTTTAGGGACTTTACTGTAGGGGGTACCGTTCAATTGCCGGTCTCCCTTAAAGGAAATGTAACGCGATCGGTGTATAAAACACTGGACGATGTAGAAATTCAGGTCGAAGATGAAGAGGGCGATTCGGTTTCAGATTTTAAACTTCCATTGGAACTTGGCTTTGGTTTAAGTACAAAACTCATTAAGTCCTTCACCTTGTCGGCCGATTACAAACATAACTTTTGGGATTCCACCGACCAGTCCGAAAATGTGGGGACTTATATTGATCAGGATATATATGCCATTGGATTGGAATATTTAAAAAATGAGAGAGGTTTTAAGTATTGGGATCGTGTTCGGTACCGAGGGGGGTTCAATTATGATAATGGATATCTCGCCATCAACGATAATAAAATTGATGGATATGCTATTACGGCTGGCCTGGGCCTTCCGGTAGGGCGTACGAGCAATTCTATGTTGAATATATCCTATTCCTATGGCAGTAAGGGGCAAATTCAAAATATTTTGGTCAAAGAAAATTACCATACCATAACAATTAATTTTAGTTTGGAGGATCTGTGGTTTAGAGATAGAAAAATCAATTGA
- a CDS encoding DUF4270 family protein: MGKVFCFLSLSIFVLWSCSSENYNASDFLAGEEFTDSNIRVALIDTITVEISTMKFDSIVTSESSRVLVGKYNDPEFGVVKSSAYMGLMPSSYVIDSDAEYDSIALYMKYDSYYYNDTLRTNTLHVKRLSATLKPSEGDYLYNTSEAEYFEDDIGTLTFMPRPMDGDSLEIKLSDALGVDLFEKFQVKEITTSDQFKDYFNGIALIPGQTDNGSVIGFTKSSESIFVRLYFSEAEETERVQSYLDLNMDVTSSPVPFFNRIESENANTNLETLSDQEVNLDSKDTGGLSYIQSGVGIATRVEFPHIKNLYDIKGQGTILDAVLKIRPLSGSFTDNLILKDSLSVYVVNQNNDLISQLLVEEIAPVQGILNRDNEEFNDIYYEFSLGSYIEELFTEEMETEEALILLPDNYNSTVDRFILNGSGNTGYSTVMELTFAIYDEEDD, encoded by the coding sequence ATGGGAAAGGTTTTTTGCTTTTTGAGCCTATCGATATTTGTATTGTGGTCTTGTAGTTCTGAAAATTATAATGCATCAGATTTTTTGGCCGGAGAAGAATTTACCGATAGCAATATTCGTGTTGCCCTGATCGATACGATCACCGTGGAAATTTCCACAATGAAGTTTGATAGTATTGTTACCAGCGAGTCCAGTAGGGTGCTGGTGGGTAAATATAACGACCCCGAATTTGGAGTGGTCAAGTCTTCTGCTTACATGGGATTGATGCCATCTTCGTATGTAATAGATTCCGATGCGGAATATGATAGTATTGCTTTGTATATGAAGTATGACTCGTACTACTATAACGATACGCTGCGGACCAATACGTTGCACGTAAAGCGATTGTCCGCTACCTTAAAACCGTCAGAAGGGGATTATCTTTATAATACCAGTGAAGCCGAATATTTTGAAGATGATATTGGTACATTGACCTTTATGCCCCGACCAATGGATGGTGACTCCTTGGAAATAAAACTCTCTGATGCATTGGGGGTAGATCTTTTTGAAAAGTTCCAGGTAAAGGAGATAACCACATCCGATCAATTTAAGGATTACTTTAATGGAATTGCACTTATTCCCGGCCAAACGGACAATGGTTCTGTGATAGGATTTACAAAATCTTCGGAATCTATTTTTGTACGCTTGTACTTTAGTGAGGCAGAAGAAACCGAAAGGGTACAAAGCTATTTGGACCTGAATATGGATGTGACATCTTCTCCTGTTCCATTTTTTAATCGCATCGAGTCGGAAAACGCCAACACAAACCTCGAAACATTATCAGATCAAGAAGTCAATCTCGATTCTAAGGATACAGGCGGACTTAGTTATATCCAATCGGGTGTGGGCATTGCCACCCGGGTAGAGTTCCCACATATAAAGAACCTATACGACATAAAAGGTCAGGGGACAATTTTGGATGCAGTACTCAAAATCAGGCCTTTATCGGGATCGTTTACCGATAATCTTATTCTAAAGGACTCTTTGTCCGTATACGTAGTTAATCAAAACAACGATTTAATTTCTCAATTGCTTGTAGAGGAAATCGCCCCCGTACAAGGTATTCTAAATCGGGACAATGAGGAGTTCAATGATATTTATTACGAATTTTCTTTGGGAAGCTATATCGAAGAGCTGTTCACAGAAGAAATGGAAACGGAAGAAGCATTGATCTTGTTGCCGGATAATTATAATTCCACGGTAGACCGATTTATACTAAATGGCTCTGGCAATACAGGGTATAGCACGGTAATGGAACTAACATTTGCGATTTATGATGAAGAAGACGATTAA
- a CDS encoding Kelch repeat-containing protein, with the protein MRKTIEIVKFVFFFTIPLIFINACSTDEEDEELGNWVDRSVFDGTPRSSVAGFVIDNIGYMGTGYDGDDYLNSFWAYNIEGDYWSQKADFPGTERNAAVGFELNGTGYIGSGYDGVNELGDFYSYDPSSNTWTQTASLPDIVRRNAVAFSANGYGYFGTGYDEENDMKDFWKYDPSTDTWTELEGFGGNKRRAATTFTINGTVYLGTGVSNGIYLDDFWAFDPTDESWTKKLDLDEEDDYNVERSNALGFELNGYGYIACGEQNGSTNSVWQYDPSSDTWEEKTNFEGSSRQDAIVFSNSSRAFIGMGRTGSLYLDDLDEFCPFEEYDDED; encoded by the coding sequence ATGAGAAAAACAATCGAAATAGTAAAGTTTGTGTTCTTTTTCACAATCCCTTTAATTTTTATCAATGCATGTTCAACAGATGAAGAAGACGAAGAATTAGGGAACTGGGTGGATCGCTCGGTATTCGACGGAACACCAAGAAGTAGCGTAGCCGGTTTCGTAATCGACAATATCGGTTACATGGGCACCGGATATGATGGGGACGATTATTTAAACTCGTTCTGGGCCTATAACATCGAGGGCGACTATTGGTCCCAAAAAGCTGATTTTCCGGGAACAGAAAGAAATGCGGCCGTTGGCTTTGAACTTAATGGAACAGGCTATATAGGCTCTGGATATGACGGTGTAAACGAACTGGGCGATTTTTACTCCTACGATCCTTCCAGCAATACCTGGACCCAAACAGCATCGCTACCAGACATTGTTAGAAGAAACGCTGTAGCATTTAGCGCCAATGGCTACGGATACTTTGGCACGGGCTACGATGAAGAGAATGACATGAAAGACTTCTGGAAATATGACCCGAGCACCGATACTTGGACAGAATTAGAAGGGTTTGGAGGCAACAAACGAAGAGCGGCGACCACATTTACCATTAATGGTACCGTTTACCTTGGCACCGGCGTTTCCAACGGAATATACCTTGATGATTTTTGGGCATTCGACCCTACAGATGAATCTTGGACCAAAAAATTAGATCTGGACGAAGAGGACGACTACAATGTGGAACGCAGTAATGCACTTGGGTTTGAACTCAATGGATATGGATATATTGCCTGTGGCGAACAAAATGGGTCCACCAATTCCGTTTGGCAATACGACCCATCTTCCGACACATGGGAAGAGAAAACCAACTTTGAGGGATCTAGTAGACAAGATGCCATAGTATTCTCCAATTCCTCTAGGGCCTTTATTGGGATGGGACGCACCGGTTCACTATACCTGGATGATCTGGATGAATTTTGTCCTTTTGAGGAATATGATGATGAAGATTAA
- a CDS encoding DUF4907 domain-containing protein — protein sequence MKKIPNLFSVLLILGLLFFGTTKLTSKTKNEAAVLSKKAIKVDGGFGYQIFSGKKLLVQQEFMPSVQGKVPFRSAKDALKVATLVMDKINAGTQPIIKKEELTQLNLFKLD from the coding sequence ATGAAAAAGATTCCGAACTTATTTTCCGTTTTGTTGATTTTAGGGCTTTTGTTTTTTGGTACGACCAAACTTACAAGCAAAACCAAAAATGAAGCTGCTGTGCTTTCCAAAAAGGCCATTAAGGTGGATGGTGGTTTTGGTTATCAAATATTTAGCGGGAAAAAACTTTTGGTACAGCAGGAGTTTATGCCTTCCGTTCAGGGCAAGGTTCCTTTCCGATCAGCAAAAGACGCACTAAAGGTCGCCACATTGGTGATGGATAAAATTAATGCCGGCACACAACCCATTATTAAAAAAGAAGAACTAACACAATTAAACCTTTTTAAATTGGATTAG